Proteins from a genomic interval of Corynebacterium freiburgense:
- the trpB gene encoding tryptophan synthase subunit beta: MQTPEIKHRDTLLNAYFGEFGGQYVPEMLYPVLDELERAYVDAINDPTFKEELRTLYNNYLGRPTPITECANLPLAGKGKGKAKIFLKREDLVHGGAHKGNQVIAQALLAKRLGKTRLIAETGAGQHGTATAMVAALFGMKCTIYMGARDIARQQPNVYRMRLMGAEVVPVEEEQGNGLENAIDVALMDWVKSYKNTHYLLGTAAGPHPFPTLVKEFQAIISRESRKQMVELTERLPDVVVAAVGGGSNAIGAFADYLTNKEGNENVRLIGVEPAGEGLDSGKHGAPLCRGRVGILHGSRSYVMLGEDDSVLPSHSVSAGLDYPGVGPEHAFLLESGRAEYVGITDAEALQAFRMLSRYEGIIPALESSHALAYALKLAEQAEATGEELNILVNLSGRGDKDVNYVRALLGDLAGEDPEQLPVRDLDISEAIGSLRTALGEA, from the coding sequence ATGCAAACCCCCGAAATTAAACACCGTGACACGCTTCTCAATGCGTATTTTGGCGAATTCGGCGGACAATATGTACCCGAAATGCTCTACCCAGTTCTAGATGAACTGGAGCGAGCTTATGTAGACGCTATCAACGATCCTACTTTTAAAGAAGAGCTGCGGACACTTTACAATAATTATCTTGGCCGACCGACCCCTATCACTGAATGTGCAAATCTCCCATTAGCAGGGAAGGGGAAGGGTAAAGCAAAGATATTTCTGAAACGTGAAGACCTTGTTCATGGTGGGGCTCATAAAGGAAATCAAGTTATTGCTCAAGCATTGCTAGCAAAACGCCTAGGCAAAACTCGGCTTATAGCCGAAACTGGTGCAGGACAGCATGGGACTGCCACAGCCATGGTTGCCGCACTGTTTGGTATGAAATGCACTATCTATATGGGGGCACGTGATATCGCCCGACAACAACCTAATGTCTACCGCATGCGCCTTATGGGTGCTGAGGTAGTTCCCGTCGAAGAAGAACAGGGCAACGGCCTTGAAAACGCTATTGACGTTGCTTTGATGGACTGGGTTAAGTCTTATAAAAATACCCACTATCTCCTTGGTACCGCAGCTGGACCACATCCGTTTCCAACATTGGTTAAAGAATTCCAGGCGATTATTTCACGTGAATCACGCAAACAAATGGTGGAACTTACTGAACGGCTACCTGATGTTGTTGTTGCTGCAGTAGGTGGTGGATCAAATGCTATTGGCGCGTTTGCTGATTACCTAACGAATAAAGAAGGTAACGAAAATGTACGGCTTATTGGCGTCGAGCCTGCTGGTGAAGGATTAGACTCCGGAAAGCATGGAGCACCTCTTTGCCGTGGCCGAGTAGGCATACTCCATGGATCACGTTCCTATGTAATGCTCGGTGAAGACGATTCAGTTCTCCCATCACATTCCGTTTCTGCAGGTTTAGACTATCCAGGCGTGGGGCCTGAGCATGCTTTTCTGCTGGAATCAGGCAGGGCAGAATACGTCGGAATTACAGATGCTGAAGCGCTTCAAGCGTTTCGCATGCTTTCACGATACGAAGGTATTATTCCAGCTCTTGAATCAAGCCACGCGTTAGCATACGCTTTGAAGCTCGCCGAGCAAGCAGAAGCGACTGGCGAGGAACTAAATATTTTGGTTAATCTATCGGGTCGTGGAGATAAAGACGTAAATTATGTTCGAGCACTGCTAGGCGATCTCGCTGGCGAGGATCCTGAACAACTTCCAGTACGAGATCTTGATATCTCTGAAGCTATTGGCTCCCTTCGAACTGCTTTGGGGGAGGCATGA